One Gordonia mangrovi genomic region harbors:
- a CDS encoding DUF429 domain-containing protein codes for MRTAGVDLAASPARTAVAVIEWVDGMARLVELAMPADDERITELVVGAERIGIDAPFGWPDAFVDLVVAQHRGRLESGRRLDDIEHRRPLAYRRTDRVVAAAKLGNPLSVSADQIAHVAFRCAGLLADLGVTDRVEGWAVEAYPAAALKHWGLTHRGYKGVARREVLAASYGTVSTRAPWLDCGAYRELLRVDDNAFDAVITALIARAAALGRTRLPEGADREVAAREGWIHVPDCGLDELI; via the coding sequence ATGCGTACCGCGGGAGTCGACCTCGCCGCATCACCGGCACGCACGGCGGTCGCGGTCATTGAATGGGTCGACGGGATGGCGCGACTCGTCGAGCTGGCCATGCCGGCCGACGATGAGCGGATCACCGAACTCGTGGTCGGCGCCGAACGCATCGGCATCGACGCCCCGTTCGGCTGGCCGGATGCCTTCGTGGATCTCGTTGTGGCGCAACACCGTGGTCGGCTCGAGTCCGGTCGCCGGCTCGACGACATCGAACATCGGCGGCCGCTGGCCTACCGGCGGACCGACCGCGTGGTCGCGGCGGCAAAGCTCGGCAACCCGCTGAGCGTTTCCGCCGACCAGATCGCCCACGTCGCCTTCCGGTGCGCCGGACTACTCGCCGACCTGGGCGTCACCGACCGTGTCGAGGGTTGGGCGGTGGAGGCGTATCCGGCTGCGGCACTCAAGCACTGGGGGCTCACGCATCGTGGCTACAAAGGGGTGGCGCGCCGTGAGGTGCTCGCCGCGTCGTACGGGACGGTGAGCACGCGGGCACCGTGGTTGGACTGTGGCGCATACCGGGAACTGCTCAGGGTCGACGACAACGCCTTCGACGCGGTGATCACCGCGCTGATCGCGCGGGCCGCGGCGCTGGGGCGTACTCGCCTGCCTGAGGGCGCGGACCGGGAGGTGGCGGCGCGGGAGGGGTGGATTCACGTACCGGACTGCGGGCTGGACGAGCTGATCTGA
- a CDS encoding TrpB-like pyridoxal phosphate-dependent enzyme, with product MTMNVDATNPDLVTVGVPTHWYNLAAELETPIPPHLHPGTKEPVGPDDLAALFPAGLIAQEVSTDAYIEIPEPVREIYRMWRPSPLIRARRFEEALNTKAHIYVKYEGVSPVGSHKTNSAVAQAYYNSVDGVQKLTTETGAGQWGSALAFAGAQFGIDIEVWQVRASYDSKPYRGHLIRTYGGTLHPSPSDLTESGRAMLAKDPNTTGSLGMAVSEAVEVAAGDPDTRYALGSVLNHVVLHQSVIGVEAVEQLNAVEEGADVVFGCAGGGSNLAGLSFPFLREKIHGRSNPRIVAAEPAACPSITQGEYRYDHGDVAGLTPLLKMHTLGMDFVPDPIHAGGLRYHGMAPALSHTVELGLVEGTAISQHDAFSAGVQFARSQGIVPAPESTHAIAACAAHVANSDKEEVVVIGLSGHGQLDLPAYAEFLDGKF from the coding sequence ATGACGATGAACGTGGACGCCACCAACCCAGATCTGGTGACCGTGGGGGTGCCCACGCACTGGTACAACCTCGCGGCCGAACTCGAGACCCCGATCCCACCGCACCTGCACCCCGGCACCAAGGAGCCGGTGGGGCCCGACGACCTCGCGGCATTGTTCCCGGCCGGGTTGATCGCGCAGGAGGTGTCGACCGACGCCTACATCGAGATTCCCGAGCCGGTCCGGGAGATCTACCGGATGTGGCGGCCGTCGCCGCTCATCCGGGCGCGGCGTTTCGAGGAAGCGCTCAACACCAAGGCGCACATCTACGTGAAGTACGAGGGTGTCAGCCCGGTCGGCAGTCACAAGACCAACTCGGCGGTCGCGCAGGCCTACTACAACAGCGTCGACGGCGTGCAGAAACTGACCACCGAGACCGGCGCCGGCCAGTGGGGCAGCGCGCTGGCATTCGCCGGCGCCCAGTTCGGCATCGACATCGAGGTGTGGCAGGTCCGCGCCTCTTATGACTCCAAGCCGTACCGCGGCCACCTGATCCGCACCTACGGCGGCACGCTGCACCCGTCGCCGTCGGATCTCACCGAGTCGGGACGTGCCATGCTGGCCAAGGACCCGAACACCACCGGCAGCCTCGGCATGGCGGTCAGCGAGGCCGTCGAGGTCGCCGCCGGTGATCCGGACACCCGGTATGCGCTGGGCAGCGTGCTCAACCACGTGGTGCTGCACCAGAGTGTGATCGGTGTGGAAGCGGTTGAGCAGCTCAACGCCGTCGAGGAGGGCGCCGATGTCGTCTTCGGTTGCGCCGGCGGCGGTTCCAACCTGGCCGGGTTGTCGTTCCCGTTCCTGCGGGAGAAGATCCATGGTCGGTCGAACCCGCGCATCGTCGCGGCCGAACCCGCCGCGTGCCCCTCGATCACCCAGGGCGAGTACCGCTACGACCACGGCGACGTCGCCGGGCTGACCCCGCTGCTCAAGATGCACACCCTCGGCATGGACTTCGTGCCGGACCCGATCCACGCCGGCGGCCTGCGCTACCACGGCATGGCGCCCGCGCTGAGCCACACCGTCGAACTCGGCCTGGTGGAGGGCACCGCCATCAGCCAGCACGATGCATTCAGTGCCGGTGTGCAGTTCGCACGGTCGCAGGGCATCGTCCCGGCGCCGGAGTCGACCCATGCGATCGCCGCCTGCGCCGCCCACGTCGCGAACAGCGACAAGGAGGAGGTCGTGGTGATCGGGTTGTCCGGTCACGGACAGCTCGACCTGCCGGCCTACGCGGAGTTCCTCGACGGGAAGTTCTGA